In the genome of Aspergillus luchuensis IFO 4308 DNA, chromosome 2, nearly complete sequence, one region contains:
- a CDS encoding putative NRPS-like protein biosynthetic cluster (COG:I;~EggNog:ENOG410QE59;~InterPro:IPR000873,IPR009081,IPR036736,IPR036291, IPR013120,IPR042099,IPR020845;~PFAM:PF00501,PF00550,PF01370,PF07993;~SMCOG1002:AMP-dependent synthetase and ligase;~antiSMASH:Cluster_2.7), which produces MGIPQYEGVTDQAPKPTTNTTEQVVARFGRLHLLDDLIRLRAADYIQHPILAYPKPSQNGSVSYEYFNGQDLDCMIDYAVCTLMDYGFKPARKEGATVALFTLSDLNMVITFFALSRLGYTVMMLSPRLSATACVSLLDTVGCNTILYGQSPNIRATMGEVLRLKLVACRPIIERPSPEDLSEDSDAVVICRSRRPELQVEKIALILHSSGSTGTPKPLFLSHKALMTHPMRGPGFTSFNSLPWYHLHGLSTALQAMYMRRTAYMWDASLPLTASTAVAALEAAQPESVQGVPYLLQLLVDSPRGLKALRACKSVTYGGAPCPDELGDRLVDEGVRFGGSFGLTEAGLVAESISRPAGDPFWNYMRFFDNIKPFIWMKPISDALYEVVYLKGHPALTASNSNEPPGSYHSRDVFTPHPTLADRWKYVSRLDDRITLVNGEKVLPLPIEGCIKQSPLVQEAVVVGVNKAVPGLLVFRTENSQMFSDEEYLDLLWPTVEDANSRAEQFSQISRDMILVLPIDCACPRTDKGSMIRAQVYAKYEETIEDMYTKLEQTADGTLKLDLTATENHLIKLCHEELGFPISTTNSDFFAEGLDSLKAIHLRRLILRDFKVEDPKDIGHNVAFETGNIVRLAEHIHLVQSGQQDVAEDEVSMMPGLIEKYSAFQRHTPSPSSAATQKSVVLTGATGSIGAHTLYKLLNDDSVSAVYCLTRRSQPKKAVIDTLAQKGLSVLPYRLQKIVALTSSLEEPDLGVGEKMMAEMRQSVSLIIHTAWPVNFNLPLMSFEPHIKGLQNLINLSLSVNLPEPAVLLFCSSISTALGASSDVDETPIEDLASALEMGYGRSKLIGEKIVSNARRAGARTYSLRIGQVSGHSKKGLWNDSEAIPLMIRSALTLKALPDLDITCSWLPVDKLACSMLELARACSFNSLEERWDSTASGEWVDDTVYNLCNSRVFTWSSLLDTLRRSGFSFETVPFENWLQMLRESEARGEEMVNPAVKLTAHYESMYSEGAPKPVRFLTEKAEKDSMTLRNGRLRIVQDGILARYAQDWLKRWKSS; this is translated from the exons ATGGGAATTCCTCAGTATGAAGGGGTCACAGACCAGGCCCCCAAGCCGACAACAAACACCACAGAACAGGTTGTTGCACGCTTCGgccgtcttcatctcctaGATGACTTGATTCGCCTGCGAGCAGCTGATTATATTCAACATCCCATCTTGGCTTATCCCAAGCCCTCTCAAAACGGATCCGTGTCCTATGAGTACTTCAACGGTCAGGATCTTGACTGCATGATCGACTATGCGGTCTGCACATTAATGGACTACGGTTTCAAGCCG GCCCGAAAAGAAGGAGCAACAGTTGCTCTCTTCACCCTATCAGATCTCAACATGGTGATCACATTCTTTGCTCTTAGCAGACTCGGATATACGGTCATGATGTTATCACCACGCCTATCGGCCACAGCGTGTGTGTCCTTACTAGACACGGTCGGTTGTAACACAATACTCTATGGCCAATCGCCGAATATTCGCGCCACAATGGGTGAAGTCCTTCGTCTAAAGTTAGTTGCGTGTCGCCCAATCATCGAAAGACCTTCTCCAGAGGACCTATCAGAAGACTCTGATGCTGTTGTGATATGTCGGAGTCGTCGTCCCGAACTCCAAGTCGAAAAGATTGCTCTGATCCTGCACTCTTCAGGGTCAACAGGTACCCCCAAGCCTCTCTTCTTAAGTCACAAAGCCTTGATGACGCATCCGATGCGGGGTCCTGGGTTCACTTCTTTCAATTCATTGCCATGGTATCATCTTCACGGGCTATCAACAGCCCTGCAAGCCATGTATATGCGACGAACAGCATACATGTGGGATGCCTCTCTGCCATTGACCGCAAGTACGGCTGTTGCTGCGCTGGAAGCAGCACAACCCGAGTCGGTCCAGGGCGTACCATACTTACTCCAACTCCTTGTCGACAGCCCACGCGGGCTGAAGGCGCTGAGAGCTTGCAAGTCTGTCACATACGGCGGTGCACCATGCCCTGACGAGCTGGGTGATAGACTTGTAGACGAGGGTGTTAGATTCGGTGGTTCATTCGGGCT AACGGAAGCCGGCCTGGTCGCCGAGTCGATCTCTCGGCCAGCAGGAGATCCCTTCTGGAACTATATGCGCTTCTTCGACAACATCAAGCCATTTATCTGGATGAAACCCATCAGTGACGCGCTCTATGAAGTCGTCTACCTCAAAGGCCACCCTGCATTGACGGCCTCAAATTCCAATGAGCCCCCTGGCTCATACCACTCTCGCGACGTCTTCACTCCCCACCCAACTCTTGCCGACCGATGGAAGTACGTGTCGCGTCTGGATGACCGAATCACGCTTGTCAATGGTGAGAAggtcctccctctcccaatcGAGGGCTGCATCAAGCAGAGCCCTCTTGTTCAGGAAGCAGTTGTTGTCGGTGTCAACAAAGCCGTTCCTGGCTTGCTGGTTTTCCGCACAGAAAACTCCCAGATGTTCTCTGATGAAGAGTATTTGGATCTTCTTTGGCCAACAGTGGAAGATGCCAATTCAAGGGCGGAGCAATTTTCTCAAATATCTCGCGACATGATCCTTGTCTTGCCTATTGACTGCGCCTGTCCTCGTACAGACAAGGGATCAATGATCAGAGCCCAGGTATATGCCAAGTATGAAGAAACCATCGAGGACATGTATACGAAACTCGAACAAACAGCCGACGGAACTCTCAAGCTGGACTTGACCGCAACGGAGAACCATTTGATCAAGCTCTGTCACGAAGAGCTTGGATTCCCCATCTCTACTACCAACTCCGACTTTTTCGCCGAGGGCTTAGACAGCCTGAAGGCAATCCATCTCCGTCGCTTAATATTGAGGGACTTTAAAGTAGAGGACCCCAAGGACATCGGCCACAATGTCGCTTTCGAAACTGGAAACATTGTTCGCTTAGCAGAGCATATTCATCTGGTTCAGTCCGGTCAGCAAGATGtggctgaggatgaggtcTCCATGATGCCAGGACTCATTGAAAAATACTCCGCCTTCCAGAGGCACACACCAAGCCCCAGCTCCGCGGCAACGCAAAAGAGTGTT GTCCTCACTGGAGCAACTGGTTCTATCGGCGCTCACACTCTCTACAAGCTTCTGAACGACGACAGTGTGTCTGCCGTGTACTGCCTGACTCGGAGATCTCAGCCCAAAAAAGCTGTCATTGACACCCTCGCACAGAAAGGTCTCTCAGTCCTTCCTTACCGACTGCAGAAGATTGTCGCTCTCACCAGCTCTCTTGAAGAGCCTGACCTGGGAGTCGGTGAGAAAatgatggcggagatgcGACAATCCGTgtctctcatcatccacaccgCATGGCCCGTCAACTTCAACCTTCCCCTCATGAGCTTCGAGCCTCACATCAAAGGACTCCAAAATCTCATCAACCTCTCCCTATCCGTGAACCTCCCTGAGCCAGCAGTTCTCCTATTCTGCTCCTCCATCTCAACAGCTCTCGGCGCCTCGTCTGACGTAGACGAGACTCCCATCGAAGATCTTGCTAGCGCTCTTGAGATGGGATACGGACGCTCAAAACTGATCGGGGAGAAGATCGTCAGCAATGCTCGCAGAGCTGGTGCACGCACATACTCCCTTCGGATCGGACAAGTATCCGGCCACTCGAAGAAGGGATTATGGAACGACTCAGAGGCCATCCCTCTGATGATCCGTTCAGCTCTGACCCTGAAAGCTTTGCCTGATCTCGACATCACATGTTCCTGGCTGCCCGTCGACAAGCTTGCCTGCTCCATGCTTGAACTGGCCCGTGCATGTTCCTTCAACTCCCTCGAGGAGCGCTGGGACAGCACAGCATCCGGCGAGTGGGTCGACGACACCGTCTACAACCTTTGCAACTCGCGTGTCTTCACATGGTCATCTTTGCTCGATACACTTAGACGCAGCGGATTCTCATTCGAGACCGTCCCGTTTGAGAACTGGCTGCAGATGCTTCGCGAAAGTGAAGCTcgaggagaggagatggtCAACCCTGCTGTGAAGTTGACGGCTCATTATGAGTCAATGTACAGTGAGGGCGCCCCGAAGCCGGTGAGGTTTCTCACTGAGAAAGCAGAGAAAGACAGTATGACGCTGAGGAATGGTCGGTTGAGGATTGTACAGGATGGTATCCTCGCTCGGTATGCGCAGGACTGGTTGAAGCGATGGAAGTCATCTTAG